The following are encoded together in the Bacillus sp. NP157 genome:
- a CDS encoding LysR family transcriptional regulator → MRPDNLSHLAAFAAVARHASFRKAGAELTLSTSAISYAIRGLEERLGVTLFHRTTRSVSLTEAGQRLLERLQPALRDVGDALEEMNDFRAHPAGTLRVNMPRVAGQLLLPPLLPGFLATYPDIHFEAVDDDGMIDIVASGYDAGIRFHEAVPEDMIAVPFGGLQRGACVASPAYLARRGVPQHPYDLLQHDCIRFRFPSGRLYKWEFEQGDTKLELDVRGRCTFGDFCVSIDAAVAGVGLTLVLDEQVEDYVRDGRLVRVLEDWCPPYPGFMLYYPRQRRVTSALRALIEYLRDPPSPPSPPANTP, encoded by the coding sequence ATGCGTCCCGATAATCTTTCGCACCTCGCCGCCTTCGCAGCGGTCGCCCGCCACGCCAGCTTCCGCAAGGCCGGCGCGGAGCTGACCCTGTCGACGTCGGCCATCAGCTACGCCATCCGTGGGCTCGAAGAACGGCTGGGCGTCACCCTGTTCCACCGGACGACCCGCAGCGTGTCGCTGACCGAAGCAGGGCAGCGCCTGCTCGAACGGCTCCAGCCGGCGCTGCGCGATGTCGGCGACGCCCTGGAGGAGATGAATGACTTCCGCGCCCATCCCGCCGGGACGCTCCGCGTGAACATGCCACGGGTGGCCGGACAACTCTTGTTGCCACCGCTCCTGCCGGGTTTCCTGGCCACCTATCCGGATATCCACTTCGAAGCCGTGGACGACGACGGGATGATCGACATCGTCGCCTCCGGCTATGACGCCGGCATCCGCTTCCACGAGGCGGTGCCCGAGGACATGATCGCGGTGCCGTTCGGCGGCCTGCAAAGGGGCGCCTGCGTGGCGTCGCCGGCATACCTGGCCCGGCGCGGCGTGCCCCAGCACCCCTACGACCTGCTCCAGCACGACTGCATCCGCTTCCGCTTCCCCAGCGGGCGGCTCTACAAGTGGGAATTCGAGCAGGGCGACACCAAACTCGAGCTGGATGTCCGCGGTCGCTGCACCTTCGGCGACTTCTGCGTGTCGATTGACGCCGCCGTGGCCGGCGTTGGCCTCACCCTGGTGCTGGACGAGCAGGTCGAAGACTACGTCCGCGACGGACGCCTGGTCCGCGTGCTCGAAGACTGGTGCCCGCCATACCCGGGCTTCATGCTCTATTACCCCCGCCAGCGCCGCGTCACTTCAGCCCTGCGCGCTCTCATCGAATATCTCCGCGATCCCCCGTCGCCCCCGTCGCCCCCCGCCAACACACCGTAA
- a CDS encoding NAD(P)-dependent alcohol dehydrogenase has protein sequence MFEVHGFAAKDATSDLVPFTFNRRDVGPHDVHIDILFSGVCHSDLHQAKGDWGNSTFPMVPGHEIVGRVKAVGSEVKKLKVGDYAGVGCMVDSCRTCESCKKDLEQYCQVHTSFTYNGTEQDKKTPTYGGYSTDIVTEERFVVKISEKLDLKATAPLLCAGITTYSPLRHWKVGPGQKVGVIGLGGLGHMGVKFAKAMGAHVTMITTSESKGADAKRLGADAVLVSKDEKAMQAAASQFDFLLNTVPVSHDILPYLMLLKLDGTMVLVGALTPLDAFPGGALMLPRRTVAGSAIGGMAETQEMMDFCAEHNIVSDIEVVDMASINETYVRLAKNDVRYRFVIDMATMPKG, from the coding sequence ATGTTTGAAGTCCACGGTTTTGCCGCCAAAGACGCCACGTCCGACCTCGTGCCGTTCACCTTCAACCGCCGTGACGTCGGTCCTCACGACGTCCACATCGACATCCTCTTCAGTGGCGTGTGCCACTCGGACCTGCACCAGGCCAAGGGCGACTGGGGTAATTCGACCTTCCCGATGGTGCCGGGCCATGAAATCGTCGGCCGCGTGAAGGCGGTTGGCTCGGAAGTGAAGAAGCTGAAGGTCGGCGACTACGCCGGCGTCGGCTGCATGGTCGATTCCTGCCGTACCTGTGAGTCGTGCAAGAAGGACCTCGAGCAGTACTGCCAGGTCCACACCAGCTTTACCTACAACGGTACCGAGCAGGACAAGAAGACCCCGACCTACGGCGGCTACTCGACCGACATCGTCACCGAAGAGCGTTTCGTGGTGAAGATCTCGGAGAAGCTCGACCTCAAGGCGACCGCACCGCTGCTGTGCGCCGGCATCACCACTTACTCCCCGCTGCGCCACTGGAAGGTGGGCCCGGGCCAGAAGGTCGGCGTGATCGGCCTCGGTGGCCTCGGCCACATGGGCGTGAAGTTCGCCAAGGCGATGGGTGCCCACGTCACGATGATCACCACCTCGGAATCGAAGGGTGCGGATGCCAAGCGCCTCGGCGCCGACGCCGTGCTGGTGTCGAAGGACGAGAAGGCGATGCAGGCCGCGGCCTCGCAGTTCGACTTCCTGCTCAACACCGTGCCGGTCAGCCACGACATCCTGCCGTACCTCATGCTGCTCAAGCTCGACGGCACGATGGTGCTCGTCGGCGCCCTCACCCCGCTCGATGCATTCCCGGGTGGTGCGCTCATGCTGCCGCGTCGCACCGTCGCCGGTTCGGCCATCGGTGGCATGGCTGAAACGCAGGAGATGATGGATTTCTGCGCCGAGCACAACATCGTGTCCGACATCGAAGTGGTCGACATGGCCTCGATCAACGAGACCTACGTGCGCCTCGCCAAGAACGACGTGCGCTACCGTTTCGTGATCGACATGGCGACGATGCCCAAGGGCTAA
- a CDS encoding MBL fold metallo-hydrolase, which translates to MKRFFRYLGYVAVLLVVFLAIVAISAWPNIGTLPKGEFLTRDEQSPEWHGQQFENPQPMFSNLRGGIWQIFRSRPGEEPDAPVPTVDSSAAYKTPPASGLRVTWFGHSSMLLEIDGTNVVVDPFWSERTSPFPWLGPKRWYPPPVAIDHLPRVDVVVISHDHYDHLDRASVQALYERGARFIVPLGIASHLVGWGIPSERITQLDWWQEARVGGLTIASVPSRHASGRLSARSDQTLWTGYALVGPRHRVFYSGDTGMNDSFPEVGERYGPFDVGLIEAGQYDAQWPDWHLGPEQAMLVGQEVRARTLIPVHWGLVKLAHHAWTEPPERFLAAAKCSHADVLIPEPGQAVEPTTHPVVPRWWPSQPWSTRTQTPIVASKHGSPDDTYAIPACP; encoded by the coding sequence TTGAAACGGTTCTTTCGTTACCTCGGCTACGTTGCCGTCCTGCTCGTCGTGTTCCTCGCCATCGTTGCGATCAGCGCGTGGCCCAATATCGGTACGTTGCCCAAGGGTGAGTTCCTCACCCGCGACGAGCAGTCGCCGGAATGGCATGGCCAGCAGTTCGAGAACCCGCAGCCGATGTTCTCCAACCTGCGCGGTGGCATCTGGCAGATCTTCAGGTCACGGCCCGGCGAAGAACCGGATGCACCGGTGCCGACCGTCGACTCATCGGCCGCCTACAAGACGCCGCCCGCGAGCGGATTGCGCGTCACCTGGTTCGGCCATTCCTCCATGTTGCTGGAGATCGACGGCACCAATGTCGTGGTCGATCCGTTCTGGAGCGAGCGCACATCCCCGTTCCCCTGGCTCGGCCCGAAACGCTGGTACCCGCCACCGGTGGCGATCGATCACCTGCCGCGCGTGGACGTGGTGGTGATCTCGCACGATCACTACGACCACCTGGACCGTGCTTCCGTGCAGGCGCTCTACGAGCGCGGCGCGCGTTTCATCGTGCCGCTGGGAATCGCCTCGCACCTGGTCGGCTGGGGCATTCCCTCGGAGCGCATCACCCAGCTCGACTGGTGGCAGGAGGCGCGTGTCGGCGGACTGACCATCGCGTCCGTGCCTTCGCGCCACGCGTCCGGCCGGCTGAGTGCGCGCAGCGACCAGACGTTATGGACCGGCTATGCGCTGGTCGGGCCACGCCACCGCGTCTTCTATTCCGGCGACACCGGCATGAACGACAGCTTCCCCGAGGTCGGCGAACGCTATGGCCCGTTCGATGTCGGGCTGATCGAGGCCGGCCAGTACGACGCGCAGTGGCCCGACTGGCACCTTGGCCCGGAGCAGGCGATGCTCGTGGGCCAGGAGGTCCGCGCGCGCACCCTGATTCCCGTGCACTGGGGCCTGGTCAAGCTCGCCCACCACGCGTGGACCGAGCCGCCGGAACGCTTCCTCGCCGCGGCGAAGTGCAGCCATGCGGACGTGCTGATCCCCGAACCGGGGCAGGCCGTGGAACCGACGACTCATCCGGTGGTCCCACGCTGGTGGCCATCGCAGCCATGGTCGACCCGGACGCAAACGCCGATCGTTGCCTCGAAGCACGGCAGCCCGGACGACACCTACGCCATACCGGCATGCCCCTAG
- the rtcR gene encoding RNA repair transcriptional activator RtcR, producing MKTKVVIGFLGTQLDAGERPERWERWRPTVSLGMHEDFLVGRIELLADARRASRTLHRVVDDLAQVSPETEVRVHDTYIDNPWDFESVYETLYAFARAYPFDLEAEDYYFHITTGTHVVQICLFLLTESRHLPGRLLQASPPRNESVSASVGELSVIDLDLSRYDRLAQRFQGEQLEDRSHLKSGIATRNPAFNRMIDQIETVGSRSSAPILLMGPTGAGKSQLARRLFELRQSRRERTGRFVEVNCATLRGDGAMSALFGHVKGAYTGAAGERAGLLRSADKGLLFLDEIGELGADEQAMLLRALEDKRFLPVGGDREVSSDFQLIAGTNRDLGKRVAEGRFRDDLYARLNIWSFHLPGLAERMEDIEPNLDYELDRFARDENRRVTFNKEARTRYLAFAVSGDATWTGNFRDLGASVMRMATLAPAGRINEACVDEEIARLRRLWRQEGEGDVLRELLGDAADDIDLFDRLQLVQVIRVCRRCRSVSDAGRQLFAASRAKRASTNDADRLRKYLARYGLNWEAVAAAG from the coding sequence ATGAAGACCAAGGTCGTGATCGGGTTCCTCGGCACCCAGCTCGACGCCGGCGAGCGCCCGGAACGCTGGGAGCGCTGGCGGCCGACCGTCTCGTTGGGCATGCACGAAGACTTCCTCGTCGGGCGGATCGAGCTCCTCGCGGATGCGCGACGTGCCTCACGCACCCTGCACCGGGTGGTCGACGACCTGGCGCAGGTCTCGCCGGAGACCGAGGTGCGGGTGCATGACACCTACATCGACAATCCCTGGGACTTCGAGTCGGTCTACGAGACGCTGTACGCGTTCGCGCGGGCCTACCCGTTCGACCTCGAGGCCGAGGATTACTACTTCCACATCACCACCGGCACCCACGTGGTGCAGATCTGCCTGTTCCTGCTCACCGAAAGCCGGCACCTGCCCGGCCGCCTGCTGCAGGCGTCGCCTCCGCGCAACGAAAGCGTCAGTGCCAGCGTCGGCGAGCTGAGCGTCATCGACCTCGACCTGTCCCGCTACGATCGCCTCGCCCAGCGCTTCCAGGGCGAACAGCTGGAAGACCGCAGCCACCTGAAGAGCGGCATCGCCACGCGCAACCCCGCGTTCAACCGGATGATCGACCAGATCGAAACCGTGGGCAGCCGCTCGTCCGCGCCGATCCTGTTGATGGGCCCGACCGGTGCCGGCAAGAGCCAGCTCGCGCGGCGCCTGTTCGAACTCAGGCAGTCGCGGCGCGAACGCACCGGCCGTTTCGTCGAGGTCAATTGCGCGACGTTGCGCGGCGACGGCGCGATGAGCGCGCTGTTCGGCCATGTGAAGGGTGCCTACACCGGTGCCGCGGGCGAACGCGCCGGCTTGCTGCGCAGCGCGGACAAGGGCCTGCTGTTCCTCGACGAGATCGGCGAACTCGGTGCCGACGAGCAGGCGATGTTGCTACGCGCACTGGAAGACAAGCGCTTCCTGCCGGTCGGTGGCGATCGCGAAGTGTCCAGCGACTTCCAGTTGATCGCCGGCACCAATCGCGACCTCGGCAAGCGCGTGGCGGAGGGCCGCTTCCGCGACGATCTGTATGCGCGACTCAACATCTGGTCGTTCCATCTGCCCGGCCTCGCCGAGCGCATGGAAGACATCGAGCCGAACCTCGATTACGAACTAGACCGGTTTGCACGGGACGAGAACCGCCGCGTGACGTTCAACAAGGAGGCGAGGACGCGCTATCTCGCCTTCGCCGTGTCGGGCGACGCCACGTGGACGGGCAACTTCCGCGACCTCGGTGCCTCGGTCATGCGCATGGCCACGCTGGCACCTGCCGGCCGCATCAACGAGGCCTGCGTCGACGAAGAGATCGCCCGGCTGCGCCGGCTCTGGCGCCAGGAAGGCGAGGGCGACGTGCTGCGCGAGCTGCTCGGCGACGCGGCGGACGACATCGACCTGTTCGACCGCCTGCAGCTGGTTCAGGTCATCCGGGTTTGCCGGCGTTGCCGCAGCGTTTCCGACGCAGGCCGGCAGCTATTCGCGGCATCGCGGGCGAAACGCGCGAGCACCAACGACGCGGATCGCCTGCGCAAATACCTCGCGCGCTATGGCCTCAACTGGGAGGCCGTGGCTGCGGCGGGCTAG
- a CDS encoding RtcB family protein yields MTTTAYEVINEPGAAPIKLWTRGVPLEDEARQQLVNIAKLPFVHGWLAVMPDVHLGKGATVGSVVPTVGAIVPAAVGVDIGCGMIATRTTLTASDLPENLRGLRHAIEAAVPHGRTVGRRDKGAWETPPEATREGWGELLADFRLITDKYPKLARTNNLHHLGTLGTGNHFVEVCLDEDDRVWFMLHSGSRGVGNAIGTHFIELAKQDMRRWMINLPDQDLAYLPEGSEHFGNYVFAVDWAQRYARTNRAIMMAHVIEAARKVIGKPFEAWAEAVNCHHNYVSRETHLGKEVLLTRKGAVSARKGELGIIPGSMGAKSFIVRGLGNEESFNSCSHGAGRVMSRTQARKEITLDEHRKATEHVECRKDRDVIDESPAAYKPIEAVMKAQEDLVEIVHTLRQVVCVKG; encoded by the coding sequence ATGACCACCACCGCCTACGAAGTCATCAACGAGCCGGGCGCCGCGCCGATCAAGCTCTGGACCCGCGGCGTGCCGCTGGAGGACGAAGCCCGCCAGCAGCTCGTCAACATCGCGAAGCTGCCGTTCGTGCACGGCTGGCTTGCCGTGATGCCCGACGTCCACCTGGGCAAGGGCGCCACGGTCGGATCGGTGGTGCCGACGGTCGGCGCGATCGTGCCGGCAGCGGTTGGCGTCGATATCGGCTGCGGCATGATCGCGACCCGTACGACGCTCACCGCATCGGACTTGCCCGAGAACCTGCGTGGCCTGCGCCATGCGATCGAGGCCGCCGTGCCGCACGGGCGCACCGTGGGCCGTCGCGACAAGGGCGCGTGGGAGACGCCGCCCGAGGCCACCAGGGAAGGTTGGGGCGAGTTGCTCGCCGATTTCCGCCTGATCACCGACAAGTACCCGAAGCTGGCGCGGACCAACAACCTGCACCACCTCGGCACGCTCGGCACGGGCAACCACTTCGTCGAGGTCTGCCTGGATGAGGACGACCGCGTATGGTTCATGCTGCACTCGGGTTCGCGTGGCGTCGGCAATGCGATCGGCACGCACTTCATCGAGCTGGCGAAGCAGGACATGCGTCGCTGGATGATCAACCTGCCGGACCAGGACCTCGCGTACCTGCCGGAAGGAAGCGAGCACTTCGGCAACTACGTGTTCGCCGTGGATTGGGCGCAGCGCTATGCACGCACCAACCGCGCGATCATGATGGCGCACGTGATCGAGGCGGCACGCAAGGTCATCGGCAAGCCGTTCGAGGCATGGGCGGAAGCGGTGAACTGCCACCACAACTACGTGAGCCGCGAGACCCACCTTGGCAAGGAAGTGCTGTTGACCCGCAAGGGTGCGGTCAGCGCGCGCAAGGGCGAGCTCGGCATCATCCCCGGCAGCATGGGGGCGAAGAGCTTCATCGTGCGCGGCCTCGGTAACGAGGAAAGCTTCAACAGCTGTAGCCACGGCGCGGGCCGCGTGATGAGCCGCACCCAGGCAAGGAAGGAGATCACGCTGGACGAGCACCGCAAGGCGACCGAACACGTGGAGTGCCGCAAGGACCGCGACGTCATCGATGAGTCGCCGGCGGCGTACAAGCCGATCGAAGCGGTGATGAAGGCCCAGGAAGACCTGGTCGAAATCGTCCACACGCTGCGCCAGGTGGTGTGCGTCAAGGGATAG
- the rtcA gene encoding RNA 3'-terminal phosphate cyclase, translating into MIEIDGQAGGGQLLRTALALSLCTGEPFAMERIRGKRERPGLLRQHLTAVEAAAQVGDASVDGATPGSTSLSFTPRGVRGGAHRWTIGTAGSTTLVLQTVLPALWMHGVEASLSIVGGTHNPQAPSADFIAHAFLPAMQRMGLDASFVLDSHGFYPAGGGEIRMALRASGKPRETHFGARGAVLERHAQAIVSAIPAKIGERELAVVRARLDLADDEASLHDVRRAMGPGNALSIRFRTEHASAVFTGFGMKRVTAESVAERACAEARAWLAADVVADTYLADQLLLPMALAGAGSFTTLSPSEHTRSNAALIEKFLPVEFAFNDEGRGRWSVSVTR; encoded by the coding sequence ATGATCGAGATCGATGGCCAGGCCGGCGGCGGACAGTTGCTGCGCACGGCGCTGGCGCTGAGCTTATGCACGGGCGAGCCGTTCGCCATGGAGCGCATCCGTGGAAAACGCGAGCGCCCCGGCCTGTTGCGCCAGCACCTGACCGCGGTGGAAGCCGCCGCGCAGGTCGGCGATGCCAGCGTCGACGGTGCCACGCCGGGTTCCACTTCGCTGAGTTTCACGCCGCGTGGCGTGCGCGGCGGCGCCCATCGCTGGACCATCGGCACCGCCGGCTCGACGACGCTGGTGCTGCAGACGGTCTTGCCCGCGCTGTGGATGCATGGCGTCGAGGCCAGCCTGTCGATCGTCGGTGGCACGCATAACCCGCAGGCGCCGTCGGCGGACTTCATCGCGCACGCCTTCCTGCCGGCCATGCAGCGGATGGGACTGGACGCGTCGTTCGTGCTGGACAGCCACGGCTTCTACCCGGCCGGTGGCGGTGAAATCCGCATGGCCCTGCGTGCAAGCGGCAAACCCCGGGAAACGCATTTCGGTGCGCGCGGTGCCGTGCTCGAGCGTCACGCCCAGGCGATCGTCTCGGCCATCCCGGCGAAGATCGGCGAGCGCGAACTCGCGGTCGTTCGTGCGCGCCTGGACCTGGCCGATGACGAAGCGTCGTTGCACGACGTGCGTCGGGCGATGGGCCCGGGCAACGCGCTGTCGATCCGCTTCCGGACCGAACACGCCTCGGCGGTGTTCACCGGCTTCGGCATGAAGCGCGTCACGGCGGAATCGGTGGCGGAACGTGCCTGCGCGGAAGCCAGGGCATGGCTGGCGGCGGATGTCGTGGCGGATACCTATCTCGCCGATCAGTTGCTGCTACCGATGGCCCTGGCCGGCGCCGGCAGCTTCACCACGCTGTCGCCGTCCGAGCACACGCGCAGCAACGCCGCGCTGATCGAAAAATTCCTTCCCGTTGAGTTCGCCTTCAACGACGAAGGCCGTGGCCGCTGGTCGGTGTCGGTCACCCGCTAG
- a CDS encoding helix-turn-helix transcriptional regulator, with protein sequence MDIEKLSSGTCPISRGLALVGDAWSALILRDAGRGMTQFDQFRTSLGIAPNILSRRLKSLTEGGVLERRRYSERPPRDEYILTEAGTAFLPILAAMGEWGRRYNGGGAISQLVNPETGQRVEAVVVDRDTGIPLSAMNMRLEMPA encoded by the coding sequence ATGGACATCGAAAAACTTTCTTCAGGCACCTGCCCCATCTCCCGCGGCCTCGCCCTGGTGGGCGACGCCTGGAGCGCGTTGATCCTCAGGGATGCCGGGCGCGGCATGACCCAGTTCGACCAGTTCCGGACGAGCCTGGGCATCGCCCCGAACATCCTGTCGCGGCGGCTGAAGTCGCTTACCGAAGGTGGCGTGCTGGAACGGCGCCGCTATAGCGAACGCCCGCCGCGGGACGAATACATCCTCACCGAGGCGGGCACGGCGTTCTTGCCGATCCTCGCGGCCATGGGCGAGTGGGGCCGCCGCTACAACGGCGGCGGCGCGATCAGCCAGCTGGTGAACCCGGAGACGGGCCAGCGGGTGGAAGCGGTGGTGGTCGATCGCGACACGGGCATCCCGCTCAGTGCGATGAACATGCGGCTGGAAATGCCCGCCTAG
- a CDS encoding SDR family NAD(P)-dependent oxidoreductase — protein sequence MSTESKGTALVTGASSGIGEVYAQRLADRGYDLILVARRLDRLQALGQKITERTGRKVEALQADLTDRADLAKIEARLLSDASITLLVNNAGISLEGSTLENDAAAIERIIAINVTTPTVLTAAAAKQFVGRNKGGIVNIASVLAFAPEMMDGIYSGTKAHLLNVTLGLAPRLQGTNVRVQAVLPGATKSEIWEKSGKDPEALLPGMVMETADLVDAALLGYDRGEVVTIPPLHDEAQYTAYEAARVAMGPNLSRKEVAPRYRA from the coding sequence ATGAGCACTGAATCCAAAGGTACTGCCCTCGTTACTGGCGCGTCGTCGGGCATCGGCGAGGTTTACGCGCAGCGCCTGGCCGACCGTGGCTACGACCTGATCCTGGTCGCCCGTCGCCTGGACCGCCTGCAGGCGCTGGGCCAGAAGATCACCGAGCGCACCGGCCGCAAGGTCGAAGCCCTGCAGGCTGACCTCACCGACCGCGCCGACCTGGCGAAGATCGAAGCACGCCTGTTGTCCGACGCGTCGATCACCCTGCTGGTGAACAACGCCGGCATTTCGCTGGAAGGCAGCACGCTCGAAAACGATGCCGCCGCCATCGAGCGGATCATCGCGATCAACGTCACCACTCCGACCGTGCTCACCGCCGCCGCCGCGAAGCAGTTCGTCGGACGGAACAAGGGCGGGATCGTCAACATCGCCTCCGTGCTCGCCTTCGCGCCGGAAATGATGGATGGCATCTACAGCGGCACCAAGGCCCACCTGCTCAACGTGACCCTTGGCCTCGCTCCGCGCCTGCAGGGCACCAACGTGCGCGTCCAGGCCGTCCTGCCGGGTGCCACCAAGTCGGAAATCTGGGAGAAGTCGGGCAAGGATCCGGAAGCCCTGCTCCCGGGCATGGTCATGGAAACCGCCGACCTCGTCGACGCCGCCCTGCTCGGCTACGACCGCGGCGAAGTGGTCACCATCCCGCCCCTCCACGACGAAGCGCAGTACACCGCGTACGAGGCAGCCCGCGTCGCAATGGGCCCGAACCTCTCCCGCAAAGAAGTGGCGCCGCGCTATCGCGCGTGA
- the rbsB gene encoding ribose ABC transporter substrate-binding protein RbsB, with the protein MRKLTFLAAAAASLLAAACSQQGPGEAAPAAASTGGAPASGKAVVGLALSTQNNPFFVELKDGAQKAADAAGVQLVVVDAQDDPARQISSVEDLIQKHVSVILLNPTDSSALAGAVQSAQRANIPVITLDRGVDGAEVASHIASDNIAGGKMAADYLSKALGGKGNIIELQGVAGTSAARERGKGFDDEVATTGMKVVAQQPANFDRAQGLSVSENLLQGNSDVQAIFAQNDEMALGAVQALAGKNKKVLVVGFDGTPDGKKAVQDGNMAATVAQQPEEIGRLGVETAKKLVDKQPVDKSIAVPLKLLTKE; encoded by the coding sequence ATGCGCAAACTCACTTTCCTCGCCGCCGCCGCGGCCAGCCTCCTCGCCGCCGCCTGCTCGCAGCAGGGTCCGGGTGAAGCCGCGCCCGCCGCGGCTTCCACGGGCGGTGCGCCCGCGTCGGGCAAGGCCGTGGTCGGCCTCGCGCTGTCCACGCAGAACAATCCGTTCTTCGTCGAACTGAAGGACGGCGCGCAGAAGGCCGCCGACGCCGCGGGCGTGCAGCTGGTGGTGGTCGATGCGCAGGACGATCCGGCCCGCCAGATCTCCAGCGTCGAAGACCTGATCCAGAAGCACGTCTCGGTGATCCTGCTCAACCCGACCGATTCCTCGGCCCTGGCCGGCGCGGTGCAGTCCGCACAGCGCGCGAACATCCCGGTGATCACGCTCGATCGTGGCGTCGACGGTGCCGAAGTCGCCTCGCACATCGCCTCGGACAACATCGCTGGCGGCAAGATGGCGGCCGATTACCTGTCGAAGGCACTGGGTGGCAAGGGCAACATCATCGAGCTGCAGGGCGTGGCCGGTACCTCCGCCGCACGCGAGCGCGGCAAGGGCTTCGACGACGAAGTCGCCACCACGGGCATGAAGGTGGTCGCGCAGCAGCCGGCGAACTTCGATCGCGCGCAGGGCCTGTCGGTCTCGGAAAACCTGCTGCAGGGTAACAGCGACGTGCAGGCGATCTTCGCGCAGAACGACGAGATGGCCCTCGGTGCGGTGCAGGCGCTGGCCGGCAAGAACAAGAAGGTGCTGGTCGTCGGCTTCGACGGCACGCCCGACGGCAAGAAGGCCGTGCAGGACGGCAACATGGCCGCCACCGTCGCACAGCAGCCGGAAGAGATCGGCCGCCTTGGCGTGGAGACAGCTAAGAAGCTGGTCGACAAGCAGCCGGTGGATAAGTCCATCGCCGTGCCGCTGAAGCTCCTGACGAAGGAATAA
- the rbsC gene encoding ribose ABC transporter permease (functions to transport ribose at high affinity; forms a complex with RbsA2C2B), producing the protein MTLQMNWGRATTLLQRLGSVIGLILLFIVLSVMSPDFLTTGNLLTVLRQVSINALIAFGMTFVILAGGIDLSVGAILALTGAVTAGLMAAGHGMLLSIFAGLGLGLLLGMVNGVLVSWGKVAPFIATLGTLTLLRGLTLSYTGGSPIPVTNQGFALVGGGYVANLVPLPVIWMFIAFVVCGFLLRGTVFGRHVVAIGGNEEAARLSGVRISPMKVAIYGLSGLLSAFAGIVLTSRLYSAQATAGAGYELDAIAAVVLGGTSLAGGRGWLFGTLIGALLIGFLNNGLNLLGVSSFYQQVVKGIVILIAVLLDRRQ; encoded by the coding sequence ATGACGCTGCAAATGAACTGGGGCCGGGCAACCACGTTGCTCCAGCGGCTTGGCTCGGTGATCGGCCTGATCCTGCTGTTCATCGTGCTTTCGGTGATGAGTCCCGACTTCCTCACCACGGGCAACCTGCTGACGGTGTTGCGCCAGGTGTCGATCAACGCGTTGATCGCCTTCGGCATGACCTTCGTGATCCTCGCCGGCGGCATCGACCTGTCGGTGGGCGCCATCCTCGCGCTGACCGGCGCGGTCACCGCGGGCCTGATGGCCGCCGGCCACGGCATGCTGTTGAGCATCTTTGCCGGCCTCGGCCTCGGCCTGTTGCTGGGTATGGTGAACGGCGTGCTGGTTTCGTGGGGCAAGGTCGCGCCCTTCATCGCCACGCTGGGCACGCTCACGCTGTTGCGCGGCCTGACCCTGTCGTACACCGGCGGTAGCCCGATCCCCGTGACCAACCAGGGCTTCGCGCTGGTCGGCGGCGGCTACGTGGCCAACCTGGTGCCCCTGCCGGTGATCTGGATGTTCATCGCCTTCGTCGTCTGCGGCTTCCTGCTGCGCGGCACGGTGTTCGGCCGCCACGTGGTGGCGATCGGCGGCAACGAAGAAGCGGCGCGTCTTTCCGGCGTGCGCATCTCGCCGATGAAGGTGGCGATCTACGGCCTGTCCGGCCTTCTCTCCGCATTCGCGGGCATCGTGCTTACCTCGCGTCTTTACTCTGCGCAGGCAACCGCCGGCGCAGGCTACGAGCTCGACGCGATCGCTGCCGTGGTGCTTGGCGGCACCAGCCTGGCCGGCGGCCGCGGCTGGCTGTTCGGCACGCTGATCGGCGCGCTGCTCATCGGATTCCTGAACAACGGCCTGAACCTGCTGGGCGTAAGCTCGTTCTACCAGCAGGTCGTCAAGGGCATCGTCATCCTGATCGCCGTCCTGCTCGACAGGCGGCAGTAA